The Plasmodium knowlesi strain H genome assembly, chromosome: 14 genome has a segment encoding these proteins:
- a CDS encoding RNA pseudouridylate synthase, putative yields the protein MLIARGARWRGHKLKGSLHSWGGQLRRYISENVTKEIITHSYDRKKYEQNVHMYDTCKSYVDSKQKTFYDYLKEETPILLPTVRGRRYSPPRKRKKDDEVELGSCTQGGGAARGRHNDPTESEQVKVKYLGEYKKWSKIISKRGNNGGGKEEEEGEIHMVAENYKAEKMEGKHPHKIEPSIGDEKKNHISDELMHISIDNSKLFFPNKKTEKCREMKITQYCWHEGLCSSRFAFNNLSRGIIQVNDQVVFENIIISPGRDKVELTKVGKELLRNKNITIILNKPKYYLSILNDHKTNKKLLARNLIRNENKFIEEEHKCMSYFINKNVNIEKVNKLYVCGRLDANSTGLLVFTQNTLLCSYLLNKHKHQVEKEYMIKTAEPIEEVHMELLRKNILVDGKLIYKCRIQYVDSFTLSFTLYQGFHKIIRKLCLLSNIKIKALHRVRIGGIHLKGLPLGKWRFLMPNESFFL from the coding sequence ATGCTCATAGCGAGGGGTGCCCGATGGAGAGGCCACAAACTGAAGGGAAGCTTACACAGCTGGGGAGGACAATTGCGCAGATACATCAGTGAAAACGTAACCAAAGAAATAATAACCCACAGTTAtgataggaaaaaatatgaacaaaatgtgcatatgtacgaCACGTGCAAAAGCTATGTGGACTCCAAACAGAAGACCTTTTACGATTACCTTAAGGAGGAAACACCCATACTACTACCTACCGTAAGGGGAAGGCGATATTCTCCTCctcgaaaaaggaagaaggatgaTGAAGTGGAACTGGGTAGCTGCACGCAGGGAGGGGGGGCCGCAAGGGGACGGCACAATGACCCAACGGAGAGTGAGCAGGTAAAGGTAAAATACCTGGGTGAATACAAAAAGTGGAGTAAGATCATAAGCAAAAGGGGCAATAATGGAGGAggtaaggaggaagaagaaggggagaTTCATATGGTTGCCGAGAATTATAAAGCAGAAAAGATGGAGGGAAAGCACCCACATAAGATAGAACCATCAATTGGcgacgaaaaaaagaaccacaTCAGTGATGAGCTAATGCACATAAGTATCGACAACAGTAAATTGTTCTTTCCAAATAAGAAGACGGAAAAATGCCgcgaaatgaaaataacCCAGTACTGTTGGCACGAAGGCCTGTGCAGCTCAAGATTTGCATTCAACAATTTAAGCAGAGGCATTATCCAAGTTAATGATCAAGTAGtgtttgaaaatattatcatTTCTCCGGGGAGGGATAAAGTGGAATTAACGAAAGTAGGGAAAGAGCTTCtgagaaataaaaacataacCATTATTTTGAATAAGCCAAAATATTACTTGTCCATTTTGAACGACCACAAGACAAACAAAAAACTGCTTGCCAGAAATTTaataaggaatgaaaataagTTCATAGAGGAGGAACACAAATGTATGagttattttattaacaaaaatgtgaacatcGAGAAAGTCAATAAGTTATATGTGTGTGGAAGGTTGGACGCCAACTCCACGGGCCTCCTAGTTTTTACTCAGAATACGCTCCTGTGCAGTTATTTGCTAAACAAGCACAAACACCAAGTGGAGAAGGAATACATGATCAAAACAGCTGAACCCATAGAAGAAGTTCATATGGAACTCTTACGCAAAAATATCCTTGTTGATGGTAAGCTGATATATAAATGTCGCATACAGTATGTGGACTCCTTTACGCTGTCCTTTACGCTTTACCAGGGTTTCCACAAAATTATTAGGAAGCTGTGCCTCCTTTCCAACATCAAAATTAAAGCCCTGCACAGGGTCAGGATAGGTGGCATTCACCTGAAAGGTTTGCCCCTTGGGAAGTGGCGCTTCCTCATGCCCAAcgagtctttttttttgtaa